The window CAGGCCATGAAGGGCCTGGGCGGTACTGCGCGCCTGGTGATGCTGCCTAACGAAAGCCACGCGTACCGCGCGCGCGAATCGATCATGCACATGCTGTTCGAGACCAATTCCTGGCTCGACAAATACGTCAAGAACGCCAAGCCGTAAAACGCGAAAGGGGCCGCATTGGCGGCCCCTCGGGGTCTTTCAAGCGTACGGCCCCGCGCCGATGCTTATGTTAATGTCATCGCTCCACCAACCAGGAGCGACCCACATGAACCCAGCAGCCATCGACTTTCACCGCGCACCGGACCCCGTGCCGGTCGATGAACCATCTCCGGAGCCGTTCGACAATCCCCACCCGCATCACCCGCCGGTCAAGCACCCGCAGGACGACGATCCGGTGCCCGACCCGAAGCCGAGCACCTTTTTCCTGCACTAGGCTAGTCGAACGCCCACGAATACAGCACGTCGAGCGCGGTGTTGGTTCCGGTCTGGAACTGCAGCGTGATGCGCGGATTGAGCTTGTAGCGCAGCTTGACCAGGCTCGATGCGGTCGTCGCCCCCTGCTCGAAACTGAGGTAGGCGCGCGACGAAATCCGCTTGCCGACCGTGACCACGGTGCTTTCCAGTCCCTTGGCCTGCGACAGGCCCAGTTCATCGACCCCCAGCGAATTGGCCAGGCGCGACTGGAAACCGCCGCCGCTGCCCGAGCCGCCCAGCAGGGCAGCGGCGGCGGCGCTGAGCAGGCCCGCCTCGTTGCCCGATGTCGCGGCCATGCCATGTCCCAGCACCAGCCAGGACAGCTTTTCGCTGTCCGGCACCGACGGCGTCGACACCAGCTTGGCCACCGGCGAGAGGGCCGAGCCGCGCACTTCGACACCGGCTTCGACGTTGGTCTCGGACAGCTGCTCGCCCTCCGGCCGGCTGCGCACGGCGAGGATGTTCAGTGCCGGATTGTCGGACGGGCCGCTGAAGGTCAGCACGCCGCGTTCGATGTCGAGGTTCTGCCCATACGCCTTGTAGGTGCCGCTGACCACGCGGATGGAGCCGTTCACGCGCGGCGGACGCCCGCCCGTGGTGCGCACCCGCAGCGCACCTGCCAGTTCGGCATCGATGCCCATGCCGCGCAGGCGGAAGGCGTTGCCCAGGTCGGCCTCCACATCCATCGTCAGCGGCATGGTCGGCTCGCCCTTGACCGCCGGCGTGCCGACCCCGGCCCGTCCCAGCACGATCACGTCGTCCGACAAGGTGGGGCGGCCTTGCGGCGCCAGTTCGATCAGCGCGCGGTCGGCCTTGAATTTGCCTTCCAGCGAAAAGCGCTTGGCGTCGCGCACCAGCGTACTCTGGCCGCTGATGACGACGGTGCGGTCGGGGCGCGACAGGATTTCGAGCTTGTCGGCCACCAGTTTCAACTGCATGGTCGCTTCGCCGCCGGCGAAGCGCACCGCGCCGTCGGCCACCATCGTGCCCTGTACGCCGTCGAAACTGAGGCGCTGCAGCAGCAGCTGGTCGCCGGCCAGTTGGGCGCGCAGCTGGCCGTTACTGAGCTTGATGCCCTGTTCGGCCCAGCGCAGCGCCAGTTTGTCGCCGTTGACGCTGCCGTTCAGGGTCGGGGTGCCGACCGTGCCGCCGCCGGTCAGCGCGAGCTTCAACGCGCCATCCAGTTCCAGCGCCGGCTGGCCGGTGAAGGGAGCCAGCCACGCGATCGAGACCATGTCGGCGTTCGCCGTCATTTTCAAGGGGCTGGCGTTGCCCAGGCGGCCGTCGATCATTTGCGCGGTGGCGTCCACGTCGGCCTGGCCGACGCGGGTGCCGTCGACCTTGGCCTGCATGCGCAGCACGCCCTTCGCCACGTCGGCGCGCAGGTCGAGCGTGCGCAGGCCCAGCACCACCGGCACTTCGGCGCCGGCGATGATGTCGCCGCTCTCGCGGAAGACGTGCACCGAGCCGTTCAGGGCTGGCGTGGCGCCGCTTGGTGCCTGCATGTCGAGCGCCCAGTCGGCGCCCAGCAACAGGTTACCGCTGATGGCGTCGCGCATGCCCGGCGAGAATTGCGCCAGGTAGGTGAGCGGCACGCCGGCCGCCACGCCCTTGCTGGTCCAGTGCGGGCCGTTTTTTTCCAGCGACTGGATGCTCACGCTGCCGTTGGGCAGCTTGATGACCGCGTTGCTCATGCTGATCTGCTGCGGCTTGGCCAGGCCGGCCACGCCGGCGCCGGGTGCGACCGCAATGCGCACAGGTACCGGCGCCTGCAGCGCGAACGCGTAGCGGCCCTTGTTCTGCAGCGCCGCCACGGTGCCGGTCCAGGCGCTGTTGGCCCAGCCGCCGCGGATGTCGCCGGTGGCGTCGAACGCTTCGCTGCGCGCGTCCAGTCGGATGACGTGAGCGCCGCGCGTGCCGCTCGTTTGCAGGTGCGCGCTGTCGATGCGGGTGTCGCCGCTGACGTATTCGGTGATGGCGATGTCGCTCACCAGAGGATCGTCGGCCCCGCGCCCGCTGCCAAGGTTGGCGCTGGCGCGCAGGGTCTTGACCTGGTGCTTGCCGAGCACTTTGAGGTTCTGGCCTTCCAGCGCGGCGCTGACGGCCGGTGCGGCCATCGTGCCCGACACGGTGCCCGAGCCTTTGAGCACGCCGCCGAAGTCGGGGCCGAGCGCGGCCAGCTGGGTCGCGTCGATACGCCAGTCAAGCTTGTCGGCGGCAGTGCCGAAACTGCCCTTGGCGGCCACGATGTTCGGTCCCACGTGCAGGTCGACGTCGGCGTTCGAGACGTGTTTGGCGTCGGCGGCGATCTTGGCATGGCCCCACAGCGGCGAATTGGCCAGGGTCGATGGCTGCAGCGCCAGATTCAGGTTGCCGCGCCAGTCCGGACCAGAGCGGCCGGTAACGTCGAACGTGCCGTTGATGCTGCCCGCCAGCGGCGAGCCGAAGGCGCCCGGATTGAAGCGCTGCGCCGTGCCGGCCGCCTTGACTTCGACCGCGCCCGCATTTGGTCCCCCCGCGAGCCATGCTTCGCCGCTGGCGTGCAGCAGGCTGTTATTGGTCTTGCGCGCCGCCGCTAT of the Massilia violaceinigra genome contains:
- a CDS encoding translocation/assembly module TamB domain-containing protein, with protein sequence MTTADTPTTPPPREHGQRRWPRRVAIGVAVTGALLGGAYWYLGRETTLQMLVQRVANASGGSIVVSGVKGSLYGAMHLDKVVYRTPEQVITAENIDIDWSPFQYLSRGVAINKLHVATLRMNTLREGEPAKMPVKLAPPFKLEVDDARLAKVILTNAAVPGAETVIADVRFDLLGDQQQWALRKASAITPWGKAMADASIGANKPFKLAGTASLTQLVVPAGQQPAQIKLRVGGDLVTTQLDATAVSGKAQGDAKFTLAPFDPIPLRAMTIHGKNIDPGFFNPELPKADLSLTIIARIEANRNIAGSVTIDNAGATGPIDLQRLPLRSMRGELKGNLSALEIGAVLIDLGEAGKFTGSGTVARSAADKGIGTAGFALHTDGIDLKRIHSRMKSTNIAGDITVANAGTTQTFTTKLVEAGMRLEAKATLADNVLTVQQARLAAGGSSVGLTGSANLAGKREFKVSASAVKFNPAAFGDLPKADINADINAAGVLAPAWKVAADFALRPSRLFDQPLSGKGKLNADAAHISGVDATLALGKNTAQLQGSFGAPGEKLTWRVNATDLAAARSDLYGALAANGVVTGTMKAPRTTFEVDATGLGWIAAARKTNNSLLHASGEAWLAGGPNAGAVEVKAAGTAQRFNPGAFGSPLAGSINGTFDVTGRSGPDWRGNLNLALQPSTLANSPLWGHAKIAADAKHVSNADVDLHVGPNIVAAKGSFGTAADKLDWRIDATQLAALGPDFGGVLKGSGTVSGTMAAPAVSAALEGQNLKVLGKHQVKTLRASANLGSGRGADDPLVSDIAITEYVSGDTRIDSAHLQTSGTRGAHVIRLDARSEAFDATGDIRGGWANSAWTGTVAALQNKGRYAFALQAPVPVRIAVAPGAGVAGLAKPQQISMSNAVIKLPNGSVSIQSLEKNGPHWTSKGVAAGVPLTYLAQFSPGMRDAISGNLLLGADWALDMQAPSGATPALNGSVHVFRESGDIIAGAEVPVVLGLRTLDLRADVAKGVLRMQAKVDGTRVGQADVDATAQMIDGRLGNASPLKMTANADMVSIAWLAPFTGQPALELDGALKLALTGGGTVGTPTLNGSVNGDKLALRWAEQGIKLSNGQLRAQLAGDQLLLQRLSFDGVQGTMVADGAVRFAGGEATMQLKLVADKLEILSRPDRTVVISGQSTLVRDAKRFSLEGKFKADRALIELAPQGRPTLSDDVIVLGRAGVGTPAVKGEPTMPLTMDVEADLGNAFRLRGMGIDAELAGALRVRTTGGRPPRVNGSIRVVSGTYKAYGQNLDIERGVLTFSGPSDNPALNILAVRSRPEGEQLSETNVEAGVEVRGSALSPVAKLVSTPSVPDSEKLSWLVLGHGMAATSGNEAGLLSAAAAALLGGSGSGGGFQSRLANSLGVDELGLSQAKGLESTVVTVGKRISSRAYLSFEQGATTASSLVKLRYKLNPRITLQFQTGTNTALDVLYSWAFD